The nucleotide window CGCGACGCATGCTCGTCCATCGCCTTCTGGTCGCGCTTGGCTTCCAGCTTTTGCTGCTTGGTTTCCTCGCGGTCGCGCAGCGTCGAGTACGACACCCGCTTGCGTTCGGCCGCCTGCCACGTGGCCTTTTCCAGCTCGCCGCGCCGGCGCGTATGCTTCAGCACTTCTTCCTGGCCGTGGATGGCGCTGTCGAGCTTTTCCATGAACGCCTGGAAGTTACGGTAAGCCATCGGCGTGATGCCGGCCTGCTGGGACGCCTGGAACTTGCGGCTGTATTCGTCGCGATAGCCGATCAGCATGTTCAGCTTCTCTTCCGCATCGTTGACGGCCTTCAGCGCCGCGCCGAGGCGCTTGGCCGCCTCGTCCGTCTCGGTGCGGGCCATGTCGATCAGGGTTTCAAGTTGGGATGTCGAGGCCATGATGGGAAATTATACGGAGCGCCGGCGGCATCAATCAGTCGAACAGCGTGGCCAATTGCTCCAAGCTCTCGGCCATGTCCACGCGTTCGGTGATTTTTTGTTGCAGGAAATGCTCGATCCGGTCGTGCAGCTTGATGGCTTCGTCGATCTTCGGGTCGGTGCCGGGCGTGTAGGCGCCCACGGCGATCAGGTCGCGGCTGCGCTCGTAGACCGAGAACAGCTGCTTCAGGCGGCGCGCCTTGTTCTGGTGATCGTGCGACGTGATCGAGTGCATGGCCCGGCTGATCGATTGTTCGATGTCGATGGCGGGGTAGTGGCCCGCCTCGGCCAGGCGGCGGTTCAGCACGATGTGGCCATCGAGGATCGCGCGCGCCGAGTCGGCGATCGGATCCTGCTGGTCGTCGCCCTCGGTCAGCACGGTGTAGAAGGCGGTGATCGAACCGCCGCCCACTTCGCCATTGCCGGCCCGCTCGACGAGCACCGGCAGCTTGGCGAACACCGACGGTGGATAACCCTTGGTGGCCGGCGGTTCGCCGATCGCCAGGGCGATCTCGCGCTGCGCCATCGCATAGCGTGTCAGCGAATCCATGATCAGCAGCACGTCCTGCCCCTTGTCGCGGAAGTGCTCGGCGATGGCGGTCGAATAGGCCGCGCCCTGCATGCGCATCAGTGGTGGCGTGTCGGCCGGCGCCGCCACCACGACAGAGCGCGCCAGGCCTTCCTCGCCCAGGATGTGCTCGATGAATTCCTTGACCTCGCGGCCCCGTTCGCCGATGAGGCCGACGACGATGACGTCCGCCTCCGTGTAGCGCGCCATCATCCCCAGCAGCACCGACTTGCCGACACCGGAGCCGGCAAACAGCCCCATCCGCTGGCCACGGCCGACCGTCAGCATGCCGTTGATGCAGCGTACGCCCACGTTCAGCGTCTCGACGATCGGTGCCCGGCCCAGCGGGTTGGCGGGGCGCACGTTGATGGGCGCCGAATCGCTGGTCTGGATCGGCCCCAGGCCGTCGAGCGGGCGGCCGGCCGCGTCGACCACGCGGCCCAGCAGTTCCGGACCCACCGGCAATTGCCGGGCCCGGTCGCTGGTACGGCGGCGCGGGTGCGTGACGGAACCGGGCTTGGGGATCGACGGCTCGATCGGGAACACGCGCGTGCCGGGCACGATGCCTTCCACGTCGCTTTGCGGCATCAGGAACAGCCGGTCGCCCTCGAAGCCGACCACTTCGGCCTCGACCTTGCCGCCGGCCGGCAGGGGTACCGTGCAGGCGGCCCCGACGGCCAGCCGCAAGCCGACCGCCTCCATGACGAGACCGGCCACCCGCGTGACGCGGCCCGACACTTGCATCGGCTCCACAAAGTCGAGCAGCGTGCTGCAATCGTTCAGGTACGAACGCCAGCGGTTGGCATGCTGCTCGGGGCCTTGGACGGACGTGTCCATTTAATCGCGCTCCAGCCAGTCGAGGTTCTTGCCCACGGCGTGCGCCAGCCGCGCCCAGCGCGCCTGCACCTGGGCATCGATCTGGTTGCTCGGCGTATCGATGCGGCAGCCGCCCCGTTCGATCGTCGGATCGTCGCTGATGATCCAGCCGCCCTTGTCCAGTTCTTCGCCGATGGCGCCGCGGATGATCGCCGCGTCGTCGGGGTGGAGGAACAGCACGGCGGGCTTCTGCATGGTGGGCAGGTAGGCGATCGCATCCTGCACGATGGGGATGATCAGTTCCGGCTTGGCCGGCAGCGCCTGCTTGAGCATATTGCGCGCCAGGTGCAGCGCGAGATCCAGCACATCGTTGGCGATCAGCTGGTCGGCACCGCGCAGCGCCTCAGCGAAATTGCCGGCCAGGTCGGACAATGGCGCCAGCGCCGCCTTCAGCGCCTCTTCGCCTTCGCGGATGGCTTCATCCTCGCCGGCGCGGTGGCCCTGCGCGTAGCCATCCTGGTAACCCTGCTGGCGCGCTTCCTCGCGGATCGCTTCCAGTTCTTCCTCGCTCGGCCCGATCGTGGGCGGCGGCGCGTTCAGCTCGCGCTCGTACTCGGCCTGGCGCGCCGCGGCCTCGGCCGCCTGCTGCACCGCCATCTGCTCGGCGCGCGCGCGCGCCTCGGCTTCTTCGCGCTCGCGCTGCGCGAGCGTGCTGGGCCGCAAGTCGCCGAACGACTTCAGTTCCCAGCGCTGGAATGCGGGTTGCGCATCTTTTGGAAAATTCGCCAAGCGTTACCTCTTCTTTGAAACAAGCCTCACGGCACATACCCGGCCAGACCTCGGTCTGACGCTAATGCCGTCAAGTAAGCGTTACGTGACACATTGAAAGCGCGTGCACTCACCCCAACGGCGAAGGGCTGGGGTCAGACCCGCCGGGTCTGACCCCGGAATTTGCCCTTGGGGTCGGCTTAACTTAACGGCATTACGGTCTGACCCCGGCTTCCGCCGTTGGGATGAAAGCAAGCGTCTCTGGACTGTATGCAACTCAAATAAACGAATCCTCGCCTTTGCCGCCCAGGACGATCTGCCCTTCGTCCGACAGCCGCCGCACGATCTGCAGGATGCCCTTCTGCTGCGTTTCCACTTCCGACAGCCGCACCGGCCCCTTCGATTCCAGGTCTTCGCGCATCATCTCGCTGGCGCGCGCCGACATGTTCTTGAAGATCTTCTCGCGCAATTCCTGCGAGGCGCCCTTCAGCGCGATGATCAGCATTTCCGACTGCACCTCGCGCAGCAGCAGCTGGATGCCGCGGTCGTCGATGTCGATCAGGTTGTCGAACACGAACATCTCGTCCATGATCTTCTGCGCCATGTCGTTGTCGTAGTTCTTGATGTTCTCCATGACGGAGTTTTCCTGCTCGCCGCTCATGAAGTTCAGGATCTCGGCCGCGGTGCGCACGCCGCCCAGCGTGGATTTCTTGATGTTCTCGTTACCCGAGAGCAGCTTGGTCAGCACGTCGTTCAGCTCGCGCAGGGCGGCTGGCTGCACGCCGTCCAGCGTGGCGATCCGCAGTACCGCGTCATTGCGCAGGCGGTCTGTAAAGTGTCCCAGAATTTCGCAAGCCTGGTCGCGCTCCAGGTGCACCAGGATGGTGGCGATGATCTGCGGGTGCTCGTTACGGATCAGTTCGGCCACGGATTGGGAATCCATCCACTTCAGGCTTTCGATGCCGGACGCATCCTTGCCGCCCAGGATGCGCGACAGCAGTACCGAGGCCTTGTCGTCGCCCAGCGCCTTGGTCAGCACCTGGCGGATGTACTCGTCCGAATCGAGGCCGACGGTGGAGGCAGCGGCCACTTCGTCGCGGAAGCCGTCCAGCACGTCGACCACCTGCTCGTGCGGCACGTTCTTCATCGTCGCCATGGCCGCGCCCAGCTTGAGCACTTCGCGCGGGCCGAGGAATTTCATCACTTCCGCGGCTTCGGCTTCACCCATTGCCAGCATCAGGATCGCTGCCTTTTGCAGTCCGGTATTTTCAGTCATTGTTGCCTATCCATGCCTTGATGACGTTGGCGACGATCCGCGGATCCTCGTTGGCCAGTTTCTTCGCCAGCGCCAGGTTGTCGCGGTATGTCCGCGCGGTGTTTTCTTCCAGTGCGGCCAGTTCCTGCGCGCGGATTTCCTCTTCCGTCGGGCCGGCGGGTTCTTCGACGATCTCTTCTTCCGGCTCCGGCTCGGGGGCATTGATTTCGTCGATCTTCTTGAAGACCGGCCGCATCATCGGGCGCACCACGCGCAGCAGGATGTACAGCAGGATCAGCGCGACGATGGCGAACTTGGCGATTTCCGCCGCCAGCGGCAGGTTGGCCGGATCGCGCCACCAGTCGAGCACCGGATCGGCCGGCTTGTCGATGCCGTCGAACGGCACGTTGGCCACGCTGACGGAATCGCCGCGGTCCTGGTTGAAGCCCATCGCTTCGCGCACCAGGCTGTTGATCTTGGCCATTTCCTCGGCGCTCAGCGGACGCACCGTCACCTTGCCGTCCGGGCCGACGATGCGGCGGTAGTTGACCACCACGCCCACCGTCATCCGCTTCAGGCCGGCGATGGCTTTCTGCTCGTAGCGCACGGTCTTGTCGACCTCGTAGTTGGTGGTCGATTCCTTGTGGCCGGGCAGGGTGCCGGGCGCGCCGCCGGGTACCGTGCCGGGTGGCGGCGCCTCGCCGGGCGGCGTGGTCGCCAGCGGCGCGGTCGCCACGCCGGGCGGCTGGTTCGACAGGGCGCCGGGCACGCCGTTCGGATTGGCATTCTGGTTGCCCGTGGTCTCGCTGCTCTGCTGGCTGCGGATCGCCGACGGCGCCGGCGCCGAGTTCGGCTTGTACGACTCGGCCGCCTGCTCGACGGCGGAAAAGTCCACGTCGGCCACCGCTTCGGCGCGCACGTTCTGGTCGCCGACGATCGGTTTCACGATGTTCTCGACCTGCTTGATGATCTGGTTCTGCAGTTCCTGCACGTATTTCAGCTGGGTCGCATCCAGGCTCTTGATGGCCGTGTTGCTGTCCTTGTTCTGGTTCGACAGCAGGTTGCCCTGCTGGTCGACGACCGTCACGTTGGCCGGCGCCAGGTCCGGCACGCTGGAAGCGACCAGGTGCACGATGGCGCTGACCTGGCCCGGATCGATCGAGCGGTTCGGATGCAGCGTCAGCACCACCGAGGCGGTCGGGTGCTGCTGCTCGCGCACGAATACGGAGGGCTTCGGCATCGCCAGGTGCACGCGTGCCGCCTGGACGCTGCCCAGCGATTCCACCGACTTGGCCAGCTCGCCCTCCAGCGCGCGCTGGTAATTGACCTGCTCGAGGAATTGCGAGATGCCCAGCTTCTGGTTTTCCATCAGCTCGAAGCCCACGTTGCCGCCTTTCGGCAAGCCCTGGGAGGCCAGGCGCAGGCGCGTGGCCGCCACTTGCTCTTCCGGGATCAGGATCGCATTGCCGCCTTCGCTGAATTTGTAAGGCACCTGCATCTGGTCCAGCGCGGCCGTGATGGCGCCGCCGTCGCGGTCCGAGTAATTGGCGAACAGCACACGGTATTCCGGCTGGCTTTGCCACATCCACACCATCGCGATCACCGCCAGCACGGCGGCCACGGCGGCGCCGCGGATGATGTTCTTGCCCATCGGCGTCTTGTAGAACGGCGGACGCGCATCGCCGGCGGCGTTGGCGTCGAGATCGAGTTGTTCGGCGGCTGCGGCCATGGATGGATTCCGGGAATGTTGAGGTGGGGGCCTGATCCGCATTATCGTGGCGTCCCGCGCGTTTCCATCCTCGGAACAGAAGCCGGTTTCCCGGCCTGCTTCGGTGCCGCCGCTGGTGTGCCGGCTGATATTCTGCGAGGGTAGAAAAAGGGGCTGGCGCATTGCCGGTGCCCGACGCATATTGTAGCGCGACAATCTCTGCCCCGTCGGGATTTGTTCCGCTACAGCAACAGCCAAAGCAACGAGCGGAGTCCACCATGCGCACAGGCGGTATCGACAGCAGCCAGATCCAGTCCATGATCGCCCAGCTGAAGGCGGCGGCAACGCGCCCGGAGGCGGCGGTGCCGGCCGTCCAGACCGAACAGCCGGCGACCCGGGTCGATTTTTCCAACGCCCTGAAAGGTGCGCTCGATTCCGTGGCCGAAAGCCAGAACAAGGCGCAGGACATGTCGAAGCGGTTCCAGCTGGGGGACGACTCGGTGAACCTGTCCGATGTGATGATCCAGATGCAGAAAGCCAGCATCAACTTCCAGGCCACCGTGCAGGTGCGGAACAAGCTGGTGCAGGCTTATACGGACATCATGAACATGCAGGTGTGATAGCGCCGAGAAGAGGCGAACCGTTACTTGCGATAAATGTTTCCTGAAAAATGGGGACGTACCCCATTTTTCGAGCAACTTTTATCCCACCCCAAGTGCAAATTCCGGGGTCAGACCCGGCGGGTCTGACCCCAGCCGTTCGTCCTTGGGGTTGCTGCAGACGATCAGCCCAGCCCGGCGATCCGCGCGTTGCGTTCCCGTTCCAGCTTGGTGATGTAGCGCTGCACGGCGGCGGCGGCGCCGCGGCCCATGTCGATGAACTGGCAGCCGAGGCGGCGGTTGGGGTTGTTGTTCAGCAGCGTGATGTCGTGGCTGTTGCGGATCTGCAGGCCGGTGGTGATATTGCCCAGGTCCGGCAATTCGATGCGGCATTCCGCGTAATCGCGCCCCATGGTGTCGCCCAGCACGAAGCGGTTGTCGAGAATGGCGATGCCGCCGACACTGATGTCGGCCAGCGGGAAGACCGCCACGCCGCCGCCCAGCTCGGGCGGCATCGGGATCGTCACGCGCACCGGGTTGGTCAGCGGTGTCGCCATCCGGTAGTACTCGCGCCGCTGCAGCCGGATCAGGCTGGCGGGAACGGCCATCTTCAGCGCCGGCTTGCCGTCATGCAGCGATGCCTGCAATTGTTCGGTGCCGAAAAAAATGCGGATCTTGTCGAGCGATGTTTCAAAGGAGACATCGCCGGAGAGCAGGGCGCGCTCGTAATCCGGGTCCAGCGGCCGGTCGATCAGCACCGTGCCGGCATCGCCGTCGACATCGAGGATCGATGTGGTGTACACGGCGCCGCCGTCGCGTGCGGCCACGCGTACTTCCTGTTTCTTGTCGGAGATTGCGCGCAGCAGCGCAATGATTTCACGGCGCGATCCTACCTCGAAATCGTGCCAGTTTTCGGTATCCGTGTCCGGAATGAAGGGTTGCATCAGGGTTCGCCAGAGGTAGATGTGGAAGGGGGGAGGGCAGCTTCGGTATCGGGGGCGGGCGGTGGCGCCGTGCCGGATTTTTTTGCTGCCTCGATATGATAAAGCCAGGCCAATAGTTCCGCAATGACACGGTAGAGCGTGGGCGGAATCTGCCGGTCGAGATCGATGTCCATCAGCAGCGACACCAGTTCCTTCGACTCGTGCACGTAGACCCCCGCTTCGGCCGCCACGGCGATGATCTGCTCGGCCACCAGCCCGCGCCCCTTGGCCACCACTTTCGGCGCCCCCGAACCGTCGCGGTAGGCGAGGGCGACCGCGCTCTGGAATGGGCGCTTGGGGCCGTCGTCACGGCGCATCGGTGTTTCCTTCCGCCGCTGGCGCGGCATCCGCTTCATTTCCCGGGCTGGCGGCCGGGTCGGCGCCCGTGTCCGCGCCGGCAGCGCGTTCCGCCGCGATCGACAGCGACGACAAGGGCGCGCCGGTCGCGGCAAGCGCCTCCTGCAGCATGCCGGACCAGGCGCGCAGGTCGGTGGCCGTGTCGGCGGTGCCGGACTGCAGTGTCACGTGCACCTGGTCGCCGACCAGCGTGACGCTGGCCGCCACCTTGCCCAGCAGCGGCAACGAAAAGCGCACGCCGCTGCGCCATACCGGCTGCCCGTCGGCCGGGTCTTCCTCCTGGCGGCCGCCGCGGGAACGGCCTTCGCCGCTTTCGCGTTCCACTTCCCATTGCATCGGCTGGCCCGGCCATGCCTCGCCATGCCACTGCACCTTGCCCTGTTCCTGCGCGTGCAATTGCAGGTTGATCATCTGCGCGGCGGAGAGGTCGGGCCCGCCCATCGCGCGCGCCACCGCTTCGGAAGTCGCCTGTTGCGCCGTCATGCGCTGCATCTGCGGTTCGCGCGCCAGGTCCTGCAGGCTGCGCTTGCCCTCGGCCCATTCGGCCACGTGCGATTCATAGAACAGGCCGGAGTCGCCCAGCGCGTTCTTCAGGGCCACTTCCACGCGCTCGGGATCGGGCGCGCCGGCCGCGGCGAGCGGGCCCTTGCCATGGATTGTCACCAGCGCGCCGGGCGGGGTGTAGGCCTGCGTCAGCGCGCTGGCGATCGCACGCGCGGCGGGGCTCAGCGTGGCCTGGGCGGTGGTATGGTCGAGGGTCGGCAGCTGGTCGGCGGCGATCAGCGGCGCCTTGTTCAGCAATACCGCGGCCGAGCTCATCGGGCGGGCTTGCGTGCCGCTTGCGGCACCGGAGGCAGGTTGCTGGGCGCCGGACAGGGAAGTCGCGGTGGCGGGAAGGGAAGTAGCGGTGGCGGGCTGGGATGGCGTGGCGGCGGGCGGCGTGTACACCGTGGCGGGCTGGGGCGGCGCGGTGCCGACCTGCAGCAGCGGCCGGGGCTGCGCGGCCACCACGTTCAGCGCGATCTGGGCGCCGACCGGCGTGCCGCCGGGCAGCATCATGCGGGCGTTGGTACCGGCCACGCGCACCAGGTAGCTGCCGTCGGGGATTTTCGCCAGCACTTCGGCGGCCAGGGTCTTGCCCACCATCGGCGCCAGCGTGCGCTGGAACGCGGCCTGCCGGGGATCGGCGACCGTCGGGCCGCCACCGGGTACCAGGGGCCGCAGCCCGGCAGAATCGAGCCGCGTCTGCACTGCTTGTGTTCTCCCGTTACCGGTCAGTCAGGGCGTGCGGCGGCCTAGACGCCGCCGTAGGCGTTGACCAGGCGCCGCTCGGTGCCGGTGCTGTTGATGAGCCGCGACAGCTGCGCCATCCATGGCGTGATCAGGTCGCGCACCTTGCGGTCGTCGTCCAGCATCTGCTTGATCAGCGAAGCCTTGCGGGCGCGCTCTTCGCCTTCCAGCCGCACCATGCCCTCGTTGACCTTGAGCACGGCCACGTGCGCATTCATGCGCTGTTCCAGCTCTTGCAGGTGTTCCCAGTCGGAAGCATTGGCGGCCGCCACCATCTGGCTGGTCAGTTCGCCCATCGCCGCATACACGCACAGCACGTCGTGATTGGTCATCGTCATCGTTCGGTTATCCCGGAAACTGGTCATTGCTTGCGGTTGGCCACGGGGGCGCCGCCGGCTTGCGCGGCGCCGCCATCCTCGCCGATCTGCTTCCACGTCTCGCGCAGGTCGGTCAGCAGGCCGCGCACCTCGTCCAGGATCTCGACCTGGTTCTGCAGGTTGGCGGTGAGCAGGCGCGCGCTCATGTATTCATACAGCGCATCCAGGTTCTTCGCGATCTCGCCGCCCACTTCCTTGTCCAGGCTGGCGCGCAGGCCATTGTCGATGATCTGGATCGCGTGCGAGATGGCCTTGCCTTTCGCTTCGATATTGCCGGACTTCATATGGTTGGTGGCATTGATCAAGGCGACCACGGCGCCGTCGTACAGCATCGTGATCAGCTTGTGCGGCGAGGCTGCCGCGATGCCGGTTTCCAGGCCGACCTTGGCGTAGGCATTGACGCCGCGTTGCGGGCTTCCGAACATGATGTTCTCCTTGTTCCTTGTTGCTCTTAGCTGTTGGCGGCCAGGGCCGACAACTGCTGGGTCAGGTAGTTGGACGTCGTCTGCATATTCGCCAGCATGACGTCCAGCGCGGCATATTGCTTGCGATAGCGGGCTTCGATGCCGGCCAGCTTGTCGGTGAAGGCGTCGCTCTGCTTCTGGACGCTCTTGATCGACTGGTTGATGCCGTCCGTGCGGCTGGTGATCTGGCCGGTCTTGCTCAGCATCGAGGTGGCCAGGTTGTTCATCTGGTAGGCGTAGCCTTGCGAGAAACTCACGGTGCCGCGGGGGCCGATGTTGCCGCCCGTGATCTCGATCTTCAAGCCTTCGACATCCGTGCCGGCCTGGCCCGTCATGGTTTGCCCGGAACCGGTCACGGGGCGGCCGCCCAGCGTGCCGGCGACGTCCAGGCCGGCCACCGCGGTGCTGCCGCCGAACAGGCTGTCGGTGGTGGTGCCGCTGCTGGAGTTCAGGGCGATGTTCGATACCGAGCCGTATTTCGACGAGGACACGACGAGCATGCCGTCCGCGTCGACCGATGCCGTGACCGAGTTGCCCGCGGTGGAAAACGCCGACGTGCCGTTGATCGACGACTGCACCACTTTCGCCAGGTCAGCCGGGGAATACGTGCCGGCCGGAATGGTGACCATGGCCGTGTTCTTGCTGTTGCTGGGCGTGCTGTCGTTCAGGGTGACCGCCCACGTGGTATTGGCCGCGATGGTGGTGGTGGGCGGCAGCGCCGTGCCGCTCGTCAGCGCACCCTGGGTGGCCAGCTGCGTGATTTCCAGGTCGTACGTGCCGGGCTTGGTGGCGGCGCTGGAACTGGTGAACGAAACCTGGTTGTCGGTGGTCTTGCCGACCGCGCCGAACAGCGTGCCGATGTCGGCGAAATTGCTGTCGATCGCCTTCTGGAACTTGGACGAATCCAGTGCCAGCGTGCCATCCTTGGTGAAGCCGATGCCCACGTCGCTCAGGTTGCTGAACGCGCCGGAAATGCCGGTGATGTTGGACGTGAGCATACGGCGCATCTGCGACTGGACCGACTGGGCGGTGGAGTCGCCTTGCAGCACGCCCGCCGACTTGGTGTCGGGGTTGTAGCCCGTGAGCTTCTTCAGCGTGCCCGCCAGGTCGTTGTAGGCCTTCACGAAGGCTTCGACGTTGGTCTTCACCTGCGTGGTGTTGCGGCTCACCGCCAGCGTGCTGGAACCGGTCTGCGCCACCGTCAGGTTGACGCCCTGGATCGCCTCGCCGACGTTGTTGGACTTGCTGGTGACGGCGATGCCGTTCACCGTCAGCTTGGCGTCCTGCGCGGCCGAAGTCTGCGCCATTTTCTGATCGCCCGCCGGATCGTAGCTCAGCAGGTTGGCCAGCGCGGCATCGGGCGGATCGGTATCCGTCCCGGACAGCGTGATCTTCATCGACGAGTTGGCACCGGTGGCGTTCGACGTGAACACCAGGTGGTAAGGCGTGCTGCTGCCATCGGACACGATGGTGGCGGTCACGCCCAGGCCGGCCTTGTTGACGGCGTCGCGGATGCCTTCCAGCGAGTTGTTGGTCGAGTCGATCGTCACCGTGCCGGATGCCACGTTGGCGTCCTGCGAGAAGCCGCCGCCCAGGTAGGTACCGGCGGTGCCGGCCGTCAGCCCGGCGGCGGCGGGGTTGCTGCCGCCGACCGTGATCGGGCTGGCGTCGCTGGAGCTCAGCGAAACGCTGCTGGAAGCGGTCACGCTGGAGCCGGCGTTCACATCCACGTCCGTCTTGCCGATGCCGCCCGTGGCGTCGCCCGTCACCACTTCCTCGATGGCGAGGTTGGCGCCGTCGGCGCGGGTGAAGGTCAGGTCGCCGTTCGCGGCGCTGCCGGTGAAGGTGATGCCGGCGTTCGTCAGCGCCGTCAGCGCGGTGCTCGGCCCGGCCAGCGTCGCGTCGAGCGATGCCGCCGTGAGGCCGCTCTCGTTCTCGCCCAGTGCGGCAAGCTCGATGCCGCCGACCTTCAGCGCATAGGTGCCGGTCGTGGTGGCCACGTCGCCGAAGCCGGCGAACAGCGTGCCGTCCGTCGAGGCCGGCGTCGCCGTGGCGGTCACGCCGGTCGTCGTGCTCTTCGCGTTGATGGCTTCGGCCAGCGCGCGGGCGCTCGTGGTGGTGCTGTCGGTGGCGATCGCGGTGCCGTTGATCGTCAGCGAGCCGTTGCTGATCCCGTTCATGGCGACACTGCCGGCCAGCGCGGTGCCGGCCTGGCCATAGTTGCCGCTGACGGTGCCGAACTGGAACGACAGCGTGGTCTTGGCGCCCAGCCCGATCGCCGACTTGTTGCTGGCGATGCCCGGCGTGGTCAGGGTCTGGGCCTGGGCCAGTTGCGTGACATTGACCTTGTAGTTGCCGGCCACGGCCTTCGACGTTGCCGAGGCGGTCAGCACATCGGCATTGCTCGGCGTGGCGCTCAGCGCGTTGAAGTCGGAAGCCTTGGTCAGGGAACCGAGCGAGGACTGGAACACGCCGATGGCGCCGGACAGCGAACCATAGGCGGACAGCGACGCCTGGTAGGACGCCTGCTTTTGCTGGAACTTGGCCAGCGGCTGCTGTTCGACAGCCATCAGCTGGGAAACGATGCTGCTGACGTCTAGTACGCCGCCGGATGCGGTGATAGTTGCCAC belongs to Pseudoduganella albidiflava and includes:
- the fliD gene encoding flagellar filament capping protein FliD, which encodes MATITASGGVLDVSSIVSQLMAVEQQPLAKFQQKQASYQASLSAYGSLSGAIGVFQSSLGSLTKASDFNALSATPSNADVLTASATSKAVAGNYKVNVTQLAQAQTLTTPGIASNKSAIGLGAKTTLSFQFGTVSGNYGQAGTALAGSVAMNGISNGSLTINGTAIATDSTTTSARALAEAINAKSTTTGVTATATPASTDGTLFAGFGDVATTTGTYALKVGGIELAALGENESGLTAASLDATLAGPSTALTALTNAGITFTGSAANGDLTFTRADGANLAIEEVVTGDATGGIGKTDVDVNAGSSVTASSSVSLSSSDASPITVGGSNPAAAGLTAGTAGTYLGGGFSQDANVASGTVTIDSTNNSLEGIRDAVNKAGLGVTATIVSDGSSTPYHLVFTSNATGANSSMKITLSGTDTDPPDAALANLLSYDPAGDQKMAQTSAAQDAKLTVNGIAVTSKSNNVGEAIQGVNLTVAQTGSSTLAVSRNTTQVKTNVEAFVKAYNDLAGTLKKLTGYNPDTKSAGVLQGDSTAQSVQSQMRRMLTSNITGISGAFSNLSDVGIGFTKDGTLALDSSKFQKAIDSNFADIGTLFGAVGKTTDNQVSFTSSSAATKPGTYDLEITQLATQGALTSGTALPPTTTIAANTTWAVTLNDSTPSNSKNTAMVTIPAGTYSPADLAKVVQSSINGTSAFSTAGNSVTASVDADGMLVVSSSKYGSVSNIALNSSSGTTTDSLFGGSTAVAGLDVAGTLGGRPVTGSGQTMTGQAGTDVEGLKIEITGGNIGPRGTVSFSQGYAYQMNNLATSMLSKTGQITSRTDGINQSIKSVQKQSDAFTDKLAGIEARYRKQYAALDVMLANMQTTSNYLTQQLSALAANS